In Gimesia sp., the following are encoded in one genomic region:
- a CDS encoding A24 family peptidase, whose translation MTPFGINPYLMLTMLFLLGTALGRIINLCIEEIPREEKVGAAWNRVFRRMRHLGSRYHLPLIGVYLTRSKNSTYSYRRSHREALVELLNGVIFVLLYCAEVPLGAGALLQDSGLFSAYAPDLVTVDSWLSPAGLLNLRYFYHLVLIESLMIATFIDFDHKIIPDGCTMPALFVGVVGAFVFGVLYLVPVWFQEPSVVRLFGVYFPEDYRHHFIVEKIPQWVVTYPHLHGLAVSLVGLVVGGGVVWAVRVIGQWTLRQEAMGFGDVILMAVIGSFLGWQATVTVFVISPLCALLVVAVSIFFKLSREIPFGPYLSLGALLVLLGWPKIWPLAERICHLGPLLPILALLMMVLLTACLLFTQFMKWILGIPLYWQDEWAEEWTSADQLTFQSGENVNETQGRWDLNTNNHTRAGRGTQHYHQWKNGR comes from the coding sequence ATGACCCCCTTTGGTATCAATCCTTACCTGATGCTGACAATGCTGTTCCTGCTGGGAACCGCACTGGGGCGGATCATCAACCTCTGCATCGAGGAAATTCCCCGCGAGGAAAAAGTGGGGGCCGCCTGGAATCGGGTCTTCCGTCGTATGCGGCACCTCGGCTCCCGCTATCATCTGCCCCTCATCGGGGTTTATCTCACGCGGTCGAAAAACTCGACTTATTCCTACCGCCGCTCGCATCGCGAAGCACTCGTGGAACTGTTGAACGGCGTGATATTCGTACTGCTCTACTGCGCCGAAGTTCCCCTGGGAGCCGGCGCACTGCTGCAGGACAGCGGACTCTTCTCCGCCTATGCACCCGACCTGGTGACCGTCGATTCCTGGCTCTCCCCCGCGGGACTGCTCAACCTGCGTTACTTCTATCACCTGGTGCTGATCGAATCCCTGATGATCGCCACCTTTATCGACTTCGATCACAAAATCATCCCCGATGGCTGTACCATGCCCGCCCTGTTTGTCGGGGTGGTCGGCGCGTTTGTCTTCGGAGTACTCTACCTGGTGCCCGTCTGGTTCCAGGAGCCTTCGGTGGTCCGCCTGTTCGGAGTTTATTTCCCGGAAGATTACCGGCACCATTTCATTGTCGAAAAGATTCCGCAGTGGGTCGTCACCTACCCGCACCTGCACGGTCTGGCCGTGAGTCTGGTAGGGCTCGTGGTGGGCGGCGGTGTCGTCTGGGCTGTCCGCGTCATCGGTCAGTGGACGTTACGCCAGGAAGCGATGGGCTTCGGCGACGTGATCCTGATGGCCGTCATCGGCAGCTTCCTGGGCTGGCAGGCGACGGTCACCGTGTTTGTGATTTCGCCTCTGTGTGCCCTCCTGGTGGTGGCCGTTTCCATCTTCTTCAAGCTCTCGCGCGAGATTCCCTTTGGACCTTACCTCAGCCTGGGAGCGTTGCTCGTCCTGCTCGGCTGGCCGAAAATCTGGCCGCTGGCCGAACGTATCTGCCATCTGGGACCGCTGCTACCCATCCTGGCACTATTGATGATGGTCCTGCTGACGGCCTGTCTGTTATTTACCCAGTTCATGAAATGGATCCTGGGCATCCCCCTCTACTGGCAGGACGAATGGGCCGAGGAATGGACGTCTGCTGACCAGTTGACCTTCCAGTCGGGCGAGAATGTCAACGAAACCCAGGGCCGCTGGGATCTCAACACAAACAACCACACCCGGGCCGGACGGGGAACGCAACACTACCACCAGTGGAAAAACGGCCGGTAA
- the hisH gene encoding imidazole glycerol phosphate synthase subunit HisH, with protein MITIVDYGMGNLRSVQKAFEKVGAEAQICTNPEEIAKASKLILPGVGAFRDAIQALKDQNLVEPILEHANSGKPFLGICLGLQLLFDVSYEDGEYEGLGIIPGKVVRFQDQPGLKIPHMGWNQIDATRPHPLLAGIPEHEHFYFVHSYYVAPDNDDDVAAWTDYGCRFASMVARDNLVACQFHPEKSQNAGLKLLQNFAAF; from the coding sequence ATGATTACAATTGTCGACTACGGAATGGGAAATCTGCGGAGCGTCCAGAAGGCCTTTGAAAAGGTGGGCGCGGAAGCACAGATCTGCACAAACCCCGAGGAAATCGCGAAAGCCTCCAAACTGATCCTGCCCGGCGTAGGCGCTTTTCGCGATGCGATCCAGGCCCTCAAGGATCAGAACCTGGTGGAACCGATTCTGGAACACGCCAACTCGGGCAAACCCTTTCTCGGCATCTGTCTTGGGCTGCAGCTCCTGTTCGATGTGAGTTACGAAGACGGCGAATACGAGGGGCTGGGCATCATCCCCGGCAAGGTGGTCCGCTTCCAGGATCAGCCCGGTCTGAAGATCCCCCACATGGGCTGGAACCAGATCGACGCCACCCGGCCGCATCCCCTGCTGGCCGGCATTCCCGAACACGAACACTTTTACTTCGTTCACAGCTATTATGTGGCCCCCGATAATGATGACGACGTTGCCGCCTGGACGGACTACGGCTGTCGCTTCGCCTCGATGGTCGCCCGCGACAATCTGGTCGCCTGCCAGTTTCACCCCGAGAAAAGCCAGAACGCCGGCCTGAAACTGCTGCAGAACTTCGCCGCGTTTTAA
- the hisA gene encoding 1-(5-phosphoribosyl)-5-[(5-phosphoribosylamino)methylideneamino]imidazole-4-carboxamide isomerase: MEILPAIDIRGGKCVRLRQGDYGQETVFGDDPTEMARRWADGGAQRLHLVDLDGAKAGQPVNHEVVLKIVEAVSVPCQMGGGIRDEASIKLMLDDVGIDRVIVGTQALKDPQWFKEMATRYPGRLALGLDARDSKVATEGWLDVSETSAIDLAKEYVGVELAAVIYTNIANDGMMQGVDEGTIQDMIALAELGLPVIASGGVTTLDDVTRLAEVSRTQPRLVGAIIGRALYEGTIAVPDAIAAATP; the protein is encoded by the coding sequence ATGGAAATTCTGCCCGCCATCGATATCCGGGGAGGCAAATGTGTGCGTCTGCGACAAGGCGATTACGGACAGGAGACCGTCTTCGGCGACGATCCCACCGAAATGGCCCGCCGCTGGGCTGACGGAGGCGCACAGCGTCTGCACCTGGTCGACCTCGACGGCGCCAAAGCTGGTCAACCTGTGAATCACGAAGTCGTCCTCAAGATTGTCGAAGCCGTTTCCGTTCCCTGCCAGATGGGGGGCGGCATCCGCGACGAAGCCTCAATTAAGCTGATGCTGGACGACGTCGGCATCGACCGCGTCATCGTCGGCACCCAGGCACTCAAAGATCCCCAGTGGTTCAAAGAAATGGCAACCCGCTATCCGGGTCGGCTGGCACTCGGTCTCGACGCCCGCGACTCCAAAGTGGCCACCGAAGGCTGGCTCGATGTCTCCGAAACCTCGGCCATCGACCTGGCCAAAGAATACGTGGGCGTGGAACTGGCCGCAGTGATTTACACCAACATCGCCAACGACGGCATGATGCAGGGCGTTGATGAAGGGACCATCCAGGACATGATCGCGCTGGCCGAACTCGGTCTCCCCGTGATCGCTTCCGGCGGTGTGACGACCCTCGACGATGTCACCCGCCTGGCCGAAGTCAGCCGCACACAGCCCAGGCTGGTTGGCGCAATCATCGGCCGTGCCCTCTACGAAGGGACGATCGCGGTTCCCGATGCCATCGCTGCTGCGACCCCTTAA
- a CDS encoding DMT family transporter produces MTDDVDRGKLYRARLLVLLASVLWSLSGLFIKSPPFQSIPAEDRGLILACYRALFAGLFLLPLVRFRHMRWRPALIPLLVAFATMNLLFVTAMTGTSAAAAIFLQNTSVVWAMLFGYFLLQERIERGSVLSILIVLAGILCIVAGDWAGENYDGNLIALTSGVCYALVVTFFRVLRDEHPAWLVALCLLTSAAIVAPWVWSLDITLTGQQFFLLALLGVVQLGTPYVVFSHAVKTVNSQEAALLVLTEPILNPIWVWLFWGETVSVSTFVGCALIVAGLLVRFILFRPRQVLPQESQ; encoded by the coding sequence ATGACCGACGACGTCGATCGTGGAAAACTGTACCGGGCACGGCTGCTGGTGCTCCTCGCCTCGGTGCTCTGGAGCCTGAGCGGTCTGTTCATCAAGTCGCCGCCGTTCCAGTCGATCCCGGCTGAGGATCGCGGCTTGATCCTGGCCTGCTATCGGGCCCTGTTTGCCGGCCTGTTCCTGCTCCCCCTGGTCCGCTTTCGGCATATGCGCTGGCGGCCCGCTCTGATTCCACTGCTGGTCGCCTTCGCCACGATGAACCTGTTGTTCGTCACCGCGATGACCGGCACATCCGCTGCCGCTGCCATCTTCCTGCAGAATACGAGCGTCGTCTGGGCGATGCTCTTCGGTTATTTTCTCCTGCAGGAACGCATCGAACGCGGATCGGTCCTGTCCATCCTGATTGTCCTGGCCGGCATCCTCTGCATCGTGGCCGGCGACTGGGCCGGGGAAAACTATGACGGTAATCTGATCGCCCTCACCAGCGGCGTCTGTTACGCACTGGTGGTGACCTTCTTCCGCGTACTCCGCGACGAACATCCGGCCTGGCTGGTCGCGCTCTGCCTGTTGACCTCCGCGGCCATCGTCGCGCCCTGGGTCTGGAGTCTCGACATCACGCTGACCGGCCAGCAGTTCTTTCTGCTGGCACTGCTGGGAGTCGTTCAACTGGGGACGCCTTATGTTGTGTTCTCACACGCAGTCAAAACAGTCAACTCGCAGGAAGCAGCCCTGCTGGTGCTCACCGAACCGATCCTGAACCCGATCTGGGTCTGGCTCTTCTGGGGAGAAACGGTCTCGGTCTCCACGTTTGTCGGCTGTGCGCTGATCGTCGCCGGGCTCCTGGTTCGCTTCATCCTCTTTCGCCCGCGACAGGTGCTGCCGCAAGAGTCACAATAA
- the thpR gene encoding RNA 2',3'-cyclic phosphodiesterase, which produces MQKNQRARTFIAVPVQPTRGLRKVLEKLNQMGSAVKPIPEDQMHITLKFLGPTELEDIMPVSRALKEMRNRFKCVRLAFKGLGAFPREDRPNVVWAGIKDESLLAEMAEYLEAETEKLGYPRERKGFHAHLTLARIKAKPPEELFQLLADRRDAEWGEATLDTLKFFRSELKPQRAQYHEMQTVRLPPAPKKKNQAKSLDSNESQS; this is translated from the coding sequence ATGCAGAAGAATCAACGCGCACGCACATTTATTGCCGTCCCCGTTCAACCGACACGAGGACTCCGTAAAGTTCTGGAAAAGCTGAATCAGATGGGGTCGGCAGTGAAACCGATCCCCGAAGATCAGATGCATATCACGCTCAAATTCCTGGGACCGACGGAGCTCGAAGACATCATGCCCGTCAGTCGTGCTCTGAAAGAGATGCGGAATCGCTTCAAATGCGTCCGGCTGGCTTTCAAAGGTCTGGGTGCGTTTCCCCGTGAAGATCGACCGAATGTGGTCTGGGCGGGAATCAAAGACGAATCCCTGCTCGCAGAGATGGCGGAGTACCTCGAAGCCGAGACCGAAAAACTGGGTTACCCCCGGGAACGCAAAGGCTTCCATGCCCATCTGACACTGGCCCGTATCAAAGCCAAGCCGCCGGAAGAACTGTTCCAGCTGTTGGCTGATCGGCGGGATGCGGAGTGGGGTGAAGCGACGCTGGACACGCTCAAGTTCTTTCGCAGCGAACTGAAACCGCAGCGGGCTCAATATCATGAGATGCAGACGGTACGGCTGCCCCCGGCACCTAAAAAGAAAAACCAGGCAAAGTCCCTGGATTCAAACGAATCACAATCGTGA
- a CDS encoding Tex family protein, which translates to MDAVEIPENQSGSQFSERDAAQIAEELKLTSQQIQNVIALLDEGNTVPFITRYRKERTGNLDEVQIRDIQKRVQLKRQLRERATTILRLIEAQQQLTPELKTEIEKADTLKRLEDLYRPYRPKRTSRAAAARKHGFEPLANAIWAGDAGLTDLNVAAEQYIKDEEGAQTTEDVLKGVADILVEKIGEDPDVRDISRRIAWRSGKLTVNATKKAEELGQEYRDYFNYSERAVKVPHHRTMALNRGEKSGALRVRFEWEEDSARHSIVSHLKLEGHRFSEFLTEVVTDALQRLILPSLEREIRRELTEKAEKHAVSVFAQNLKNLLLQPPLQGERILAIDPGLRTGCKLAVLDELGYCVATDLVYVTGSAEKKDFARNKLADMMTEHNCKLVAIGNGTACRETEEIITEMIEQNLPEARYLIVNEAGASIYSASPVAREEFPDLDATIRGTISIGRRLQDPLSELVKIDPQHLGVGMYQHDVNSKRLKESLDEVIESCVNYVGVNLNTASASLLRHVSGLNQLIARRITEWRDQHGSFLSRKQLLDVAGIGEATFTQAAGFLKIDRGEEPLDSTWIHPESYESAHKVLEQLELPPDSLKTSAQERASILEKVSQIDKQALSGSLKIGLPTLEDILEAIARPPRDPRSDLPGPIFKQGVLKLEQLTEGMELQGTVLNVVDFGAFVDVGLKDSALIHVSEMANHFIESPYQFVSVGDVITAWVLGVDLERRRVSLTLIKPGTVRPPRKSQRGPSKPDEQKKPDKAKQDQGDSAATRKRKPGKKKRNKPGKKEAPLPKLTKEMKTGDQPLQGFDQLKALWNQKKK; encoded by the coding sequence ATGGATGCGGTTGAGATACCAGAGAATCAATCCGGTTCACAGTTCTCAGAACGTGACGCAGCGCAAATCGCTGAGGAATTGAAACTCACATCACAACAGATTCAGAATGTGATCGCGTTGCTTGATGAAGGCAACACGGTTCCTTTCATTACGCGTTACCGTAAAGAACGTACCGGCAACCTGGATGAAGTTCAGATCCGCGATATTCAGAAACGGGTACAGCTGAAGCGTCAATTGCGCGAGCGGGCCACTACCATTCTGCGTCTGATCGAAGCCCAGCAGCAGCTCACTCCGGAACTCAAAACGGAAATCGAAAAGGCCGATACGCTCAAACGTCTGGAAGACCTTTACCGCCCTTACCGTCCCAAGCGCACCTCCCGCGCCGCGGCCGCCCGTAAGCATGGCTTCGAACCACTGGCGAATGCGATCTGGGCCGGCGATGCAGGGCTGACGGATTTAAACGTCGCCGCAGAACAATACATCAAAGACGAAGAAGGCGCACAGACGACCGAAGATGTTCTCAAAGGGGTCGCCGACATCCTGGTGGAAAAAATCGGCGAAGATCCCGATGTGCGCGACATCTCCCGCCGGATTGCCTGGCGTTCCGGAAAGCTGACGGTCAACGCGACTAAAAAAGCAGAAGAGCTGGGCCAGGAATATCGCGATTATTTCAACTACTCCGAACGGGCCGTGAAGGTTCCGCACCATCGGACCATGGCACTCAACCGCGGAGAGAAATCGGGAGCGCTGCGGGTTCGGTTTGAGTGGGAAGAAGATTCGGCGCGACATTCCATTGTAAGTCACCTCAAGCTGGAAGGTCATCGTTTCAGCGAGTTTCTGACCGAAGTGGTTACCGATGCCCTGCAACGTCTGATCCTGCCGAGCCTGGAACGGGAAATCCGTCGCGAGCTGACCGAGAAAGCCGAAAAACATGCGGTCTCTGTCTTCGCCCAGAACCTGAAAAACCTGCTGCTGCAGCCTCCCCTGCAGGGAGAACGGATTCTGGCGATCGATCCGGGATTGCGCACGGGCTGTAAACTGGCGGTGCTCGATGAACTCGGTTACTGCGTGGCGACTGACCTGGTGTATGTGACCGGATCTGCAGAGAAGAAAGATTTCGCGCGGAACAAACTGGCCGACATGATGACCGAGCACAACTGTAAGCTGGTCGCGATTGGCAACGGCACCGCGTGCAGGGAAACGGAAGAGATCATCACCGAGATGATCGAACAGAATCTCCCCGAAGCACGCTACCTGATTGTGAACGAAGCGGGAGCGAGTATTTATTCTGCCAGCCCGGTCGCCCGTGAAGAATTTCCGGATCTGGACGCGACGATTCGCGGCACCATTTCGATTGGCCGCCGCTTACAGGATCCATTGAGTGAGCTGGTGAAGATCGATCCACAGCACCTCGGTGTGGGCATGTATCAGCACGATGTGAACTCCAAGCGGTTGAAAGAGTCGCTGGATGAAGTGATCGAATCGTGCGTGAACTATGTGGGTGTGAACCTGAATACGGCGAGTGCTTCTTTACTGCGACACGTCTCGGGACTCAACCAGTTAATCGCACGACGGATTACCGAATGGCGCGACCAGCACGGTTCGTTCCTCAGTCGGAAACAACTGCTCGATGTCGCGGGGATCGGCGAAGCGACCTTCACCCAGGCCGCCGGCTTTTTGAAAATTGATCGGGGCGAAGAGCCACTCGATTCCACCTGGATTCACCCGGAAAGTTACGAGTCGGCGCATAAGGTGCTGGAACAGCTGGAGCTGCCTCCCGACAGTCTGAAAACATCGGCCCAGGAACGGGCTTCGATTCTGGAGAAGGTTTCCCAGATCGACAAGCAGGCACTCAGTGGAAGTCTGAAGATCGGTCTGCCGACACTGGAAGACATCCTGGAAGCCATTGCCCGACCGCCACGCGATCCGCGTTCCGATCTGCCGGGGCCGATCTTCAAACAGGGTGTGCTCAAGCTGGAACAGCTGACCGAGGGCATGGAACTGCAGGGCACGGTTTTGAACGTGGTGGACTTCGGCGCGTTCGTGGATGTGGGCCTGAAAGACAGCGCCCTGATTCACGTCAGCGAGATGGCGAATCATTTCATTGAAAGTCCTTACCAGTTCGTCTCGGTCGGTGATGTGATTACCGCCTGGGTGCTGGGAGTCGACCTGGAACGCCGCCGCGTCTCCCTGACATTGATCAAACCGGGCACGGTACGACCGCCGCGGAAATCTCAACGCGGACCGTCGAAACCCGATGAGCAGAAAAAGCCGGATAAGGCAAAACAGGACCAGGGCGATTCCGCTGCGACCCGCAAACGGAAACCCGGCAAAAAGAAACGGAACAAGCCTGGTAAAAAAGAGGCCCCGCTGCCCAAGCTGACCAAGGAAATGAAAACAGGAGATCAGCCGCTTCAGGGCTTCGATCAGCTCAAGGCGCTCTGGAATCAGAAAAAGAAATAA
- a CDS encoding ATPase has protein sequence MIDRPGDDETRDAAEAAFRAQPDAPTDEPRIAAPRQDVADLYSDLFPQSDQLKPTEATPRSAQRITGTAGMRKRSPGAAIPAPKTLEETGLSLVQLSGLVLKQLYLQGSALGLEISRSAHLPFSIIDTALIFLKEEKCIEVTSGNVIGRSSYRFHLTELGRVRAREAFEQCRYVGPAPVPLDAYVRQCQLQTVVGIDCTPERLEDSFSDFIIREGLLDELGPAVCSGRSIFIYGPPGNGKTLIAKGLGRFLNRQGGEIHVPYALQMENSIITLFDPTIHETTDDHEFLDASSIQRHTATSLPDMEDWSKPETDLRWRRIRRPVVITGGELNLEMLDLRYNKTSNFYTAPLHIKANGGVFLIDDFGRQLVSPKDLLNRWIMPLEDRTDYLTLATGKKFAVPFEQLIVFSTNLDPKDLVDEAFLRRIRHKIHIGPPTRELFTEIAQLCCHQRNLQFDPVFVDYLYDTYYNQGRSPRSSDPRDLLEILQSICRFKGQEPILSTQIIAEAAQRFFCQL, from the coding sequence ATGATTGATCGACCTGGTGATGATGAAACGCGGGATGCTGCCGAGGCAGCATTTCGCGCGCAACCTGATGCCCCAACAGATGAGCCCCGCATCGCTGCCCCCAGACAGGATGTGGCTGATCTGTATAGCGATCTGTTTCCGCAGAGTGATCAGCTGAAACCCACAGAGGCGACGCCCCGTTCCGCACAACGGATCACAGGCACAGCAGGCATGCGCAAGCGTTCCCCCGGCGCAGCGATCCCGGCCCCAAAAACACTCGAAGAAACCGGCCTGTCGCTGGTGCAGTTGTCGGGGCTGGTACTCAAACAGCTGTATCTGCAGGGGAGTGCCCTCGGGCTCGAAATTTCCCGCAGTGCGCATCTGCCGTTCAGCATTATCGATACGGCTCTGATCTTTCTGAAAGAAGAGAAGTGCATCGAAGTCACGTCCGGCAATGTCATCGGGCGGTCTTCCTATCGATTCCATTTAACAGAGCTCGGGCGGGTCCGCGCCCGGGAAGCGTTCGAACAGTGCCGCTATGTCGGGCCGGCGCCGGTCCCGCTGGATGCCTATGTCCGCCAGTGTCAGTTACAGACCGTGGTTGGCATCGACTGTACGCCGGAACGGCTCGAAGATTCCTTTTCCGATTTCATCATTCGTGAAGGGCTACTGGATGAACTCGGTCCCGCCGTCTGCAGTGGACGTTCCATTTTCATCTACGGCCCGCCGGGTAATGGCAAGACACTGATCGCCAAGGGGTTGGGACGCTTCCTGAATCGGCAAGGCGGTGAGATCCATGTGCCCTATGCTTTGCAGATGGAAAACAGCATCATCACCCTCTTCGATCCGACCATTCATGAGACGACAGACGACCATGAATTCCTGGATGCGTCATCCATCCAGCGACACACGGCAACCTCTCTACCTGACATGGAAGACTGGAGTAAACCGGAAACCGATTTGCGCTGGCGACGGATCAGGCGTCCGGTCGTCATCACGGGCGGGGAACTGAATCTGGAGATGCTGGATTTACGCTACAATAAAACCAGTAACTTCTACACGGCTCCATTGCACATCAAAGCCAATGGCGGCGTGTTTCTGATTGACGACTTCGGCCGGCAACTGGTCAGCCCCAAGGACCTGCTCAACCGCTGGATTATGCCGCTGGAAGACCGGACCGATTATCTCACGCTGGCAACTGGTAAGAAGTTCGCGGTCCCCTTTGAACAGCTGATCGTCTTTTCCACCAACCTGGATCCCAAAGACCTGGTCGATGAAGCCTTCCTCCGCCGGATTCGTCACAAGATTCACATCGGTCCCCCCACACGGGAACTGTTTACCGAAATCGCACAGCTCTGCTGTCACCAGCGAAATCTGCAGTTCGACCCAGTCTTTGTAGATTACCTGTATGACACTTATTACAACCAGGGACGGTCCCCGCGCTCGAGCGACCCGAGAGATTTACTGGAGATTCTTCAGTCAATTTGTCGATTTAAAGGACAGGAACCCATTCTTTCCACTCAAATTATCGCAGAGGCAGCTCAACGCTTCTTCTGTCAGTTATAA
- a CDS encoding tetratricopeptide repeat protein: MPVIRFTKQTWLAGIACALLICSGCSSMREQIVKKNDQPPDTLEEKISVAKKRLKHPDKFYVTHGQLQEKMGDLESARTSYQVALGENPKSIDAVLGLSRLDQVAGRKIEAEKGFQKALEMEPENPQVRASIGQFYAAEQKWDKAIPLLSEAIKAAPADKNIRYQLGIAMASSGDYQGAMPHLIRAVGEAEAHYNIGYILKDRGELQASEQQFLQAVLLKPEFNEAQYWLDEIRREKENRLMLAGVSSSAGAKGTAKQAAYTKAKPPAKTVQNAVSQGMAPAGIPQSPRRISAPADNTQQPPPGMNAEQMEQWRNQRQL, from the coding sequence ATGCCCGTAATACGTTTTACAAAACAGACCTGGCTTGCAGGAATCGCCTGTGCATTATTGATTTGCAGCGGTTGCTCTTCCATGAGAGAGCAGATCGTCAAGAAAAATGATCAGCCGCCGGATACGCTGGAAGAAAAGATTTCCGTCGCGAAAAAGAGGCTGAAGCACCCTGACAAGTTTTACGTGACACACGGCCAGTTGCAGGAAAAGATGGGCGATCTTGAATCGGCCCGCACCTCCTATCAGGTGGCCCTGGGAGAAAATCCCAAATCGATCGATGCCGTACTCGGACTCTCGCGACTGGACCAGGTCGCCGGTCGCAAAATCGAGGCAGAGAAGGGGTTCCAGAAAGCTCTGGAGATGGAACCCGAGAATCCCCAGGTTCGCGCCAGCATTGGTCAATTCTATGCCGCCGAACAGAAATGGGATAAAGCCATTCCCCTGTTGAGCGAAGCGATCAAAGCCGCTCCCGCGGATAAGAACATCCGCTACCAGTTGGGAATCGCGATGGCCTCTTCGGGAGATTACCAGGGCGCGATGCCACACCTGATCCGCGCCGTTGGCGAAGCGGAAGCACATTACAACATCGGTTACATCCTGAAAGATCGAGGCGAACTGCAGGCCAGCGAGCAGCAGTTTCTACAGGCCGTCCTGCTGAAGCCCGAGTTCAACGAAGCCCAATACTGGCTGGATGAAATCCGCCGCGAAAAAGAGAACCGGCTCATGCTGGCTGGCGTCTCTTCCAGTGCCGGTGCAAAGGGAACTGCCAAACAGGCCGCTTACACCAAAGCGAAGCCGCCGGCGAAAACCGTACAGAATGCCGTTTCCCAGGGAATGGCACCCGCCGGAATTCCTCAGTCACCTCGACGCATCTCCGCTCCTGCAGACAACACACAACAGCCACCGCCCGGCATGAACGCAGAACAGATGGAACAGTGGCGCAACCAGCGTCAGCTCTGA